Part of the Candidatus Brocadia sinica JPN1 genome, CACCAATCCAGGTACCTCTTGAAAAAATTTGAACTAAGGTGTTCGCCCGTGTCAAAAGACGAGATATTCAAGGAAAATATGACTACAATAGCAGACTTTAATTTTGGGGAGAAAGTCGCTTCAGTATTTGACGACATGCTGGACCGCTCAGTTCCGTTTTACCGGGAAATCCAAAGAATGATTGTGGAGATGGCAGTAGATTTTGCCGTTGAAGGAACAAATATCTATGATCTTGGATGCTCCACGGGCACTACCCTGCTCAATTTAGGTCAAAATATCCCCGGTAAAGTAAAATTCATTGGCGTCGATTATTCACGGGACATGCTTGCCAGGTGCAAACAGAAACTCAGTGCACTCCATTTCTTCCGGGAACACGAACTGATCTGCGCCGATTTGAATCAAGGTGTACATATCGAGAATGCCTCGGTCGTCATTATGATTCTTGCGCTTCAATTCATCAGGCCGTTAAATCGGGACAAATTAATCGGCAGTATTCTGAGGGGATTGAATGAGAACGGATGTCTGATCCTTGTGGAAAAAATCCTGGGGGAAGACTCAGTTTTTAACCGGCTCTTCATAAAGTACTACTATGACTTCAAGAAACGAAATGGGTACAGCGAATTAGAAATCGCACAGAAACGAGAGGCGCTCGAAAACGTATTGATCCCTTACAAGTTATTGGAAAACAGGGAACTCATGATCAAAGAGGGATTCCGGTATTGTGATGTATTTTTCAAGTGGTACAACTTCTGTGGGATGGTGGCCGTAAAATGATCGTCAAGACAGGCAACTTCTTTTTCCGGTACCGGAATGCCCTTTTCCCCATAGTTTTTGCCTTGCTTTTTTTCGAGGGGACATGGCCGTTGTTTGACAATCATCTCATTGAGATGTGGGAAATTGTCGTCGGCACTACCATAGCGGTGTGTGGTCAGACATTGCGGGCGCTTACCATTGGACTTGCCTATATCAAACGCGGCGGTAAAAAAAAGAAGGTGTATGCGGAAACCCTTGTTCAGGACGGAATTTTTGCACATTGCAGAAACCCCCTCTATTTAGGAAATATTTTGATCCTTCTTGGAGTGGGAATTGCCGGAAATTCACTCTTATTTGTTTTGTTTGGAATTCCGCTTCTCCTCTTTGCTTATTTAGCGATCATACATGCCGAGGAAAACTATCTGGGAAAAAAGTTTGGACAGGAGTTCAAGGATTACTGTAGACGAGTCAACCGCATTATCCCTGACTTTTCAGGTATAGGAAACACTATCAAAAGTATGGAATTCAAATGGAACCGATTAGTTGTCAAAGAATATGCTACACCCTTTGTATGGATAACGGGACTGACGTTTTTAATCATGAAGGATACATACCTGGACTACGGCTATGATGCCAGTAAATACACGTTGTGGCCTCTGTCAATTTTATCCATGGTC contains:
- the cmoA gene encoding carboxy-S-adenosyl-L-methionine synthase CmoA, with the translated sequence MTTIADFNFGEKVASVFDDMLDRSVPFYREIQRMIVEMAVDFAVEGTNIYDLGCSTGTTLLNLGQNIPGKVKFIGVDYSRDMLARCKQKLSALHFFREHELICADLNQGVHIENASVVIMILALQFIRPLNRDKLIGSILRGLNENGCLILVEKILGEDSVFNRLFIKYYYDFKKRNGYSELEIAQKREALENVLIPYKLLENRELMIKEGFRYCDVFFKWYNFCGMVAVK
- a CDS encoding methyltransferase family protein, with the protein product MIVKTGNFFFRYRNALFPIVFALLFFEGTWPLFDNHLIEMWEIVVGTTIAVCGQTLRALTIGLAYIKRGGKKKKVYAETLVQDGIFAHCRNPLYLGNILILLGVGIAGNSLLFVLFGIPLLLFAYLAIIHAEENYLGKKFGQEFKDYCRRVNRIIPDFSGIGNTIKSMEFKWNRLVVKEYATPFVWITGLTFLIMKDTYLDYGYDASKYTLWPLSILSMVITCAFFVAWYLKKNKFLRAK